A region of Paraburkholderia largidicola DNA encodes the following proteins:
- a CDS encoding DUF2968 domain-containing protein produces MKYPLDLRRMASLTLACALMHGGVALAASKSAAGAGVVSAGAAKVASADAPDTQSDAGSAEDMASAPGLDPNADTGGSVQGDVADLMQLIHDGGLTEMRTTYNGGYGASLFFHAQSMTYYVALFQEKHFWRVIRTSDQGRAESIYAGFARQTAQLADVEIRRTQLQAQKASIERVIGESQARAQRLQADIEVARAQEAKVADYQRQTQDETLALRDEKDKAQAQLRQLQQQVLQLQRQAEAGLPGNR; encoded by the coding sequence ATGAAGTACCCCCTCGATCTGCGCCGCATGGCCTCACTCACGCTTGCTTGTGCGCTCATGCATGGCGGCGTCGCGCTGGCGGCCAGCAAGTCGGCGGCAGGAGCGGGCGTCGTGAGCGCGGGCGCGGCGAAAGTCGCATCAGCCGACGCGCCGGACACCCAAAGCGATGCAGGTTCCGCCGAGGATATGGCCAGCGCACCCGGCCTCGACCCGAATGCCGACACAGGTGGCAGCGTACAAGGCGATGTCGCCGATCTGATGCAACTGATCCACGACGGTGGGCTGACGGAAATGCGCACCACGTACAACGGCGGTTATGGCGCTTCGCTGTTCTTCCACGCGCAGAGCATGACCTATTACGTCGCGCTGTTTCAGGAGAAGCATTTCTGGCGCGTCATCAGGACGTCCGACCAGGGGCGTGCTGAATCGATCTATGCGGGCTTCGCGCGGCAAACGGCGCAACTCGCGGACGTCGAGATCCGCCGCACGCAGTTGCAGGCGCAGAAGGCGTCGATCGAGCGGGTGATCGGCGAATCACAGGCGCGCGCGCAGCGGCTGCAGGCGGATATCGAAGTGGCACGTGCCCAGGAAGCGAAGGTCGCCGACTATCAGCGGCAAACGCAGGACGAAACGCTCGCCTTGCGTGACGAGAAGGACAAGGCACAGGCGCAATTGCGTCAGTTGCAGCAGCAGGTGCTGCAGTTGCAGCGTCAGGCGGAGGCTGGGCTGCCGGGGAACCGATGA
- a CDS encoding gamma-glutamyl-gamma-aminobutyrate hydrolase family protein — protein MSENNSDNAGTPGTPSPSTSQSGAAGSPSSPAPSSIPSGASLGPTPTPTPAREAKEAASTDSPESASNVTPENAAAAQRRDAEQARTSAAQASAQQEAAARVQSVVSNAERAAATAASASAPAAGAASGATAGAADAPAKTPAGGEPDGTLGASGKSGTPPPGFGSAPDFSATNPPPASAYPPGPPAYLKHNDSAWSVFGRIIAARARQIFDRAGRRITQRTLRIGVSARIFHPEPGAKGLRGKTLQYLEESIAHWVMSRDVLVFMIPTVGHQGMLHPSNIRLRDYAKHLDGLLLQGGADVSPQSYAEVATRPEWPGDRVRDMYELELLHEFIESGKPVLGVCRGCQLINVAFGGTLYQDIATDVPTAGIHVNEHYDQHRHSIHFPEGSTLVNMFPGRREAIVNSIHHQAVNQLGRDLNIEAVSGTDGIIEAVRYRRAPFVMGVQWHPEFHRAGGPELLDCTPLLDTFLRVARETRF, from the coding sequence ATGAGCGAGAACAACTCCGATAACGCCGGCACACCCGGCACACCATCTCCTTCGACGAGCCAATCCGGCGCAGCCGGGTCGCCATCGTCACCGGCCCCTTCATCGATTCCCTCGGGCGCTTCATTGGGCCCAACGCCTACGCCCACTCCCGCACGCGAAGCCAAAGAAGCGGCTTCCACCGATTCCCCCGAAAGCGCCTCCAACGTGACGCCCGAGAACGCCGCCGCCGCACAGCGACGCGACGCCGAGCAGGCGCGCACGAGCGCCGCGCAGGCTAGCGCGCAGCAGGAAGCAGCGGCGCGAGTGCAGTCGGTGGTGTCGAACGCGGAACGGGCGGCCGCCACGGCCGCGTCGGCGAGCGCGCCGGCCGCGGGCGCTGCGTCAGGCGCGACGGCCGGTGCAGCGGACGCTCCCGCGAAAACGCCGGCGGGCGGCGAGCCGGATGGCACGCTCGGCGCATCGGGCAAAAGCGGCACGCCGCCGCCGGGCTTCGGCTCGGCGCCGGACTTCAGCGCAACCAATCCGCCACCGGCAAGCGCCTATCCGCCGGGGCCACCTGCGTATCTGAAGCACAACGATTCGGCGTGGTCCGTGTTCGGACGGATCATCGCGGCGCGCGCGCGGCAGATTTTCGACCGCGCGGGCCGCAGGATCACGCAGCGCACGTTGCGCATCGGCGTATCGGCGCGGATCTTTCACCCGGAGCCGGGCGCGAAGGGGCTGCGCGGCAAGACGCTGCAGTATCTGGAGGAGTCGATCGCGCACTGGGTGATGTCGCGCGACGTACTGGTCTTCATGATTCCGACCGTCGGCCATCAGGGGATGCTGCACCCGAGCAACATCCGCCTGCGTGACTACGCCAAGCATCTGGACGGTCTGCTGCTGCAAGGCGGCGCCGACGTGTCGCCGCAGTCGTACGCGGAGGTGGCGACGCGGCCCGAATGGCCCGGCGATCGCGTGCGAGACATGTACGAGCTGGAACTGCTGCATGAGTTCATCGAGTCGGGCAAGCCCGTGCTCGGCGTGTGCCGCGGCTGTCAGCTGATCAACGTCGCGTTCGGCGGCACGCTGTATCAGGACATCGCGACGGATGTGCCGACGGCGGGCATCCACGTCAACGAACACTACGACCAGCATCGTCACTCGATTCACTTCCCCGAAGGCTCGACGCTCGTCAACATGTTCCCGGGCCGGCGCGAGGCGATCGTCAACTCGATTCACCACCAGGCGGTCAACCAGCTGGGACGCGATCTGAACATCGAGGCGGTGTCCGGGACGGACGGCATCATCGAAGCCGTGCGCTACCGGCGCGCGCCGTTCGTGATGGGCGTGCAGTGGCACCCTGAGTTCCACCGGGCGGGCGGTCCCGAACTGCTCGATTGCACGCCGCTGCTCGACACGTTCCTGCGGGTCGCGCGCGAAACGCGTTTCTGA
- a CDS encoding cation:proton antiporter: MHHGIGFIQDLAVVMALAGVVTVLFHRLKQPVVLGYIAAGVIIGPYTPPFQLIHDEQTIQTLGELGVVFLMFSLGLEFSLRKLFKVGATAIVAALSEIVLMLWIGYEIGSAFGWSSMDSLFLGAILAISSTTIIVKALSELGLKRESFAQLVFGILIVEDILAIAMLVLLSGIAQTGELSAGVAFVTLGKLLLFMTVSLVVGILVVPRALNYVAKSQSDEMLLVSVLGFCFAFCLLVVKLDYSIALGAFLIGAIMAESRHLHRIEHLIAPLRDAFSAIFFVTIGLMLNPAVLVDYAWPIAVITVAVILGKIVSCGLGTFLAGKDGRTAMRVGMTVSQIGEFSFIIASLGLTLKVTSAFLYPIAVAVSALTTLFTPYLIRAADPLTQRLGRAMPRTVANVFGMYGQWLGSLRPASGEPTVFGLTRRIILQIAVNLAIVAAVFLGASYGAPYGSGFIEKWLPSEPMQRVVLWSAALLVSLPFLVAVYRKTKSLALLLAEISVQPAKAGRFTSAIRYAISDLVPVVSMLGVFLLVAALSSTILPPTGLLVAVLVVAALLLTLLWRWCVRIHATMQIALRETFDEQPDP; encoded by the coding sequence ATGCACCACGGCATCGGCTTCATTCAGGATCTGGCAGTCGTGATGGCGCTCGCCGGCGTCGTCACCGTGCTGTTCCATCGCCTGAAACAGCCGGTAGTGCTCGGCTATATAGCAGCGGGCGTGATCATCGGGCCGTACACGCCGCCGTTCCAGCTGATCCACGACGAGCAGACCATCCAGACGCTGGGTGAACTCGGCGTCGTGTTCCTGATGTTTTCGCTCGGTCTGGAATTCAGCCTGCGCAAGCTGTTCAAGGTCGGCGCGACGGCCATCGTCGCTGCGCTGTCGGAGATCGTGCTGATGCTGTGGATCGGCTATGAGATCGGCAGCGCGTTTGGCTGGAGTTCGATGGATTCGCTCTTTCTCGGCGCGATCCTCGCTATTTCGTCGACCACCATCATCGTCAAGGCGCTCTCCGAACTGGGCCTCAAGCGCGAGAGCTTCGCGCAACTGGTGTTCGGCATTCTGATCGTCGAGGACATTCTGGCCATCGCGATGCTCGTGCTGCTGTCGGGCATCGCGCAGACGGGAGAATTGTCGGCGGGTGTCGCGTTCGTCACGCTCGGCAAACTGCTGCTGTTCATGACGGTGTCGCTGGTGGTCGGCATTCTGGTCGTGCCGCGCGCGCTCAATTACGTCGCGAAGTCGCAGAGCGACGAGATGCTGCTCGTCTCCGTGCTGGGCTTCTGCTTCGCGTTCTGCCTGCTGGTCGTCAAGCTCGACTACAGCATCGCGCTCGGCGCGTTCCTGATCGGCGCGATCATGGCCGAGTCGCGCCATCTGCATCGCATCGAGCACCTGATCGCGCCGCTGCGCGACGCGTTCTCGGCAATCTTCTTCGTGACCATCGGGCTGATGCTCAACCCCGCCGTGCTGGTCGACTACGCATGGCCGATTGCCGTCATCACGGTCGCGGTGATTCTCGGCAAGATCGTCTCGTGCGGACTCGGCACCTTCCTCGCGGGCAAGGACGGGCGCACGGCGATGCGCGTAGGCATGACGGTGTCGCAGATCGGCGAGTTCTCGTTCATCATCGCGTCGCTCGGCCTCACGCTGAAGGTGACGAGCGCGTTCCTCTATCCGATCGCCGTCGCCGTCTCCGCGCTGACGACGCTCTTCACGCCCTACCTGATCCGCGCGGCCGACCCGCTCACGCAGCGCCTCGGCCGCGCGATGCCGCGCACGGTCGCCAATGTGTTCGGCATGTACGGGCAGTGGCTCGGCAGTCTGCGGCCGGCGTCAGGCGAGCCGACCGTCTTCGGCCTCACGCGTCGGATCATTCTGCAGATCGCGGTCAATCTCGCGATCGTCGCGGCGGTTTTTCTGGGCGCGTCTTATGGAGCGCCTTACGGCAGTGGATTCATTGAGAAATGGCTGCCGTCCGAACCGATGCAGCGCGTCGTGCTGTGGAGCGCGGCGCTGCTCGTCTCGCTGCCGTTTCTCGTCGCCGTCTACCGGAAGACCAAGTCGCTTGCGCTGCTGCTGGCCGAAATCAGCGTGCAGCCGGCGAAGGCCGGGCGCTTCACGAGCGCGATCCGCTACGCCATTTCGGACCTCGTGCCTGTCGTTTCGATGCTAGGCGTGTTCCTGCTCGTCGCGGCGCTGTCGAGCACGATCCTGCCGCCGACGGGCCTGCTCGTCGCCGTGCTGGTCGTCGCCGCGTTGCTGCTGACGCTGTTGTGGCGCTGGTGCGTGCGGATTCACGCAACCATGCAGATCGCGCTGCGCGAGACCTTCGATGAGCAGCCCGATCCATGA
- a CDS encoding amidase, which yields MTTATSPESTPFPPLAQIAADLAAGRTTSRALVEAALERIADPAGQGAAVFMQVDAGNARATADAHDRLRAAGTVLSPLAGIPVSVKDLFDIEGQVTRAGSTALANAAPATSDAPAVARLKRAGAVIVGRTNMSEFAFSGLGLNPHYGNPLSPYRRGVKGDERVSGGSSSGAAASVADGMAAVALGSDTGGSLRIPAALCGLTGFKPTADRVPKQGGVPLSPTLDAFGPIGATVACCALVDRILAGLEPVVPAARPLEGVRLGVLNHYVTDDIEPEVAQAYDAALKHLEAAGAIVSDVRFAPLDRLATINRFGFSPIEAYAWHRPLLEAQRDAYDPRVLARILKGQPATAADYLDLLAERAAVLAEARTMWQRFDAVVAPTVPIVPPRVAGLVDDDEAFFRANGLVLRNPSAFNFLDACAISLPCHPRGSAPVGLMLAAAPHADDALLGIGRAVEAVLNTIR from the coding sequence ATGACCACCGCCACGTCACCCGAATCCACGCCCTTCCCGCCGCTCGCCCAGATCGCCGCCGATCTCGCCGCCGGCCGCACGACCAGCCGCGCGCTCGTCGAAGCCGCGCTCGAACGCATCGCCGATCCCGCCGGCCAGGGCGCGGCCGTCTTCATGCAGGTCGACGCCGGCAACGCCCGCGCCACCGCCGACGCGCACGACCGCCTGCGCGCGGCGGGCACCGTGCTGTCGCCGCTCGCGGGCATTCCCGTGTCGGTGAAGGACCTGTTCGACATCGAAGGCCAGGTGACGCGGGCCGGCTCGACGGCGCTGGCGAACGCCGCGCCCGCAACCTCGGACGCGCCCGCCGTCGCGCGGCTCAAGCGCGCGGGCGCCGTGATCGTCGGACGCACGAACATGAGCGAGTTCGCGTTCTCCGGCCTCGGTCTCAATCCGCACTACGGCAACCCGCTGTCGCCGTACCGGCGCGGCGTGAAAGGCGACGAGCGGGTGTCGGGCGGATCGTCGTCGGGCGCGGCGGCGTCGGTGGCGGACGGCATGGCGGCCGTGGCGCTCGGCAGCGACACGGGCGGCTCGCTGCGCATTCCCGCCGCGCTGTGCGGCCTGACGGGCTTCAAGCCGACCGCCGACCGCGTGCCGAAGCAAGGCGGCGTGCCGCTTTCGCCGACGCTCGACGCGTTCGGTCCGATCGGCGCGACGGTCGCGTGCTGCGCGCTCGTCGACCGGATTCTCGCGGGGCTGGAGCCTGTCGTTCCGGCGGCGCGACCGCTCGAAGGCGTGCGCCTCGGCGTGCTGAACCATTACGTGACGGACGATATCGAGCCGGAAGTCGCGCAGGCTTACGACGCCGCCCTCAAGCATCTGGAGGCGGCGGGCGCGATCGTCAGCGACGTGCGCTTTGCGCCGCTCGACCGGCTCGCCACGATCAACCGCTTCGGCTTTTCGCCGATCGAAGCCTACGCGTGGCACCGGCCGCTGCTCGAAGCTCAGCGCGACGCCTACGATCCGCGCGTGCTCGCGCGCATCCTGAAGGGCCAGCCGGCGACGGCCGCCGATTATCTCGACCTGCTCGCCGAACGCGCCGCCGTGCTCGCCGAGGCGCGCACGATGTGGCAGCGCTTCGACGCCGTCGTCGCGCCGACCGTGCCGATCGTGCCGCCGCGCGTCGCCGGCCTGGTCGATGACGACGAGGCGTTCTTCCGCGCCAACGGCCTCGTGCTGCGCAACCCGAGCGCGTTCAATTTCCTCGATGCGTGCGCGATCTCGCTGCCGTGCCATCCGCGCGGCAGCGCGCCCGTCGGCCTGATGCTGGCTGCCGCGCCGCACGCAGACGACGCGCTGCTGGGAATAGGACGGGCCGTCGAAGCGGTATTGAATACGATTCGCTGA